From the Nitrososphaerales archaeon genome, one window contains:
- a CDS encoding TrmJ/YjtD family RNA methyltransferase, which yields MKLSVTMIEPEHEVNVGHVSRVMKNFGVDELLLVKPRFDVDKAKVFAVHGKDLLDKARIVNFNHLRKFDLLIATTAIRSSDRSNVARGSISPSQLSRILVDPRQRVCLVLGRESTGLSNQELSSCDVVVSIDTGTEYRTLNISHALAILLYEIKKRSFKREEHLASVHERELLIDYALKLAKMTGYRRHKIGLLKTAIKRFAGRNMLSSKEAMLMVTLFRQALLTLERRQKENPQAITFLPNHDHEQNRR from the coding sequence ATGAAACTAAGTGTGACGATGATCGAGCCAGAACACGAAGTTAACGTAGGTCATGTATCTAGGGTTATGAAGAACTTCGGTGTTGACGAACTGCTACTCGTAAAACCAAGATTTGATGTGGATAAAGCCAAAGTGTTTGCCGTACATGGCAAGGACCTGCTCGATAAAGCTAGGATAGTTAATTTTAACCATCTGAGGAAATTCGATCTTCTTATAGCCACTACAGCTATAAGGTCAAGTGATAGATCAAATGTAGCTAGAGGCTCGATAAGCCCCTCACAGCTCTCTCGCATACTGGTAGATCCCAGACAACGTGTTTGCCTAGTTTTAGGAAGGGAATCAACAGGTCTTAGCAATCAGGAGTTGTCATCTTGCGATGTCGTAGTTAGCATAGACACTGGAACAGAGTATAGAACACTGAATATATCTCACGCACTTGCTATATTATTGTATGAGATAAAGAAAAGGAGCTTTAAGAGAGAAGAGCATTTGGCAAGTGTTCATGAAAGGGAGTTGTTGATCGACTATGCATTGAAATTGGCCAAAATGACTGGATACAGAAGACATAAGATAGGTTTGCTCAAAACTGCAATCAAGAGGTTTGCTGGAAGAAATATGTTAAGTTCAAAGGAAGCAATGTTGATGGTTACACTGTTCAGACAGGCATTGTTGACACTAGAAAGAAGACAAAAAGAAAATCCTCAGGCAATTACTTTCCTTCCGAATCATGATCATGAACAGAATCGGAGATAA
- a CDS encoding alpha/beta hydrolase: protein MNYKIRYVKSGEGDRHVLFIHGLGGSAESWIYNIDVFAKYFHVFAPDLLGFGKSDKPKIRYDMKTFINFVTTFMDSVEIRKTHVVGSSLGGQIAAEFALSFPERVKKLVLVSPAGIPPKSFKGTAELKKYVKVLNAKDPDDVRKALAPIDSNSSVITEDYVKSVYEYVMMPGTRHAFLSSLQESAKAQRLANRLKAIKAQTFVVWGKHDNLIPIKYCEPFVTKMENCRLLLIEKCGHRPHAEKAPVFNQAVMDFLKEN, encoded by the coding sequence ATGAACTATAAAATTAGATATGTGAAATCGGGAGAAGGCGATAGACATGTTTTGTTTATTCATGGATTAGGAGGATCGGCGGAGAGCTGGATATACAATATAGACGTATTCGCTAAATATTTCCATGTATTTGCACCAGATCTGTTAGGTTTTGGGAAGAGCGATAAACCGAAAATAAGGTACGACATGAAGACATTTATTAATTTTGTCACCACGTTTATGGATTCTGTGGAAATAAGGAAAACTCATGTTGTAGGTTCATCGTTAGGTGGCCAAATAGCCGCAGAGTTTGCGTTATCATTTCCTGAAAGAGTTAAGAAACTAGTCTTAGTAAGTCCAGCAGGTATCCCACCTAAATCATTCAAAGGCACTGCTGAGTTGAAAAAGTATGTGAAGGTCCTGAATGCAAAGGATCCTGATGACGTCAGGAAAGCTCTTGCACCAATAGATTCCAATAGCTCTGTAATAACTGAAGATTATGTGAAGAGCGTCTATGAGTATGTGATGATGCCAGGAACAAGGCACGCCTTTCTCTCGTCTTTGCAGGAGAGTGCAAAAGCACAAAGACTTGCAAACAGACTGAAAGCAATAAAGGCTCAAACATTCGTTGTTTGGGGTAAGCATGACAATTTAATTCCAATAAAATACTGTGAACCGTTTGTTACGAAAATGGAAAACTGCAGGCTATTATTGATAGAAAAATGCGGCCACAGACCCCATGCTGAAAAA